In Bactrocera neohumeralis isolate Rockhampton unplaced genomic scaffold, APGP_CSIRO_Bneo_wtdbg2-racon-allhic-juicebox.fasta_v2 ctg165_3, whole genome shotgun sequence, one genomic interval encodes:
- the LOC126766539 gene encoding uncharacterized protein LOC126766539, with protein sequence MHNLSQRYRKEKTALGSTGGSPSQWPLYEKIRAVLLPYVSYNAESLVEESFQSVTDSEPLEISVEFVAASPLPSPVCIPSPLAMPMSPADISSQTIPSPEPSDSINKKMNHFQSLILRKFEKIEKQLEKASQESNETSIKIMDMTKKMLENDNKKTQLMEEYMKDSKETNQLLLEFLNK encoded by the exons ATGCACAATCTTTCACAGAGATATag GAAAGAGAAGACAGCACTCGGGTCAACTGGCGGTTCTCCGTCGCAGTGGCCACTGTACGAAAAAATTAGAGCCGTACTGTTGCCGTACGTCAGCTACAACGCCGAGAGCTTAGTGGAGGAAAGCTTTCAAA gtgTTACTGACTCCGAACCACTTGAAATTTCGGTGGAATTTGTTGCTGCATCTCCATTGCCATCACCGGTTTGCATACCTTCGCCCTTAGCGATGCCGATGTCGCCAGCCGATATTTCTTCGCAAACAATACCGTCTCCCGAGCCGAGTgattctataaataaaaaaatgaatcatTTTCAGAGCCTCatattaagaaaatttgaaaaaattgaaaaacagctCGAGAAAGCAAGTCAGGAATCTAATGAAACCAGCATAAAAATTATGGACATGACgaaaaaaatgcttgaaaacGACAATAAAAAAACCCAACTGATGGAAGAGTATATGAAAGACTCTAAAGAAACAAATCAACTAttacttgaatttttaaataaataa